The Streptomyces sp. NBC_01363 region GACTCGCCCTGACGATGGGGCTGGTCCGGGCGTTCGGGCTCGACGGCGCGGTGGATGTGGTGGCCGCCAAGTCCGCCGGGGAGTCCACGCTGCGGCTGGTGCACCGCGAGGACTACGTGGCCGCGGTGCGTGCCGCGTCGGCGGATCCGAAACGGGCCGATCAGCGCTACGGGCTCGGGACGGTGGACGATCCGGCGTTCGCGGGGATGCACGAGGTGTCGGCGCTGATCGCCGGGCAGTCGGTGGCGGCGGCCGAGGCGGTGTGGCGCGGGGACACCTCGCACGCCGTGAACTTCACGGGCGGGCTGCACCATGCCATGCCGGGCGGTGCGGCGGGGTTCTGTATCTACAACGACCCGGCGCTCGCCATCGCGCGGATGCTGGAGCTGGGTGCCGAGCGGGTCGCGTACATCGATGTGGACGTGCACCACGGTGACGGGGTGCAGGCGGCGTTCTGGGAGGACCCGCGGGTCCTGACCGTCTCGCTGCACGAGCACCCCCGGACGCTCTTCCCGCAGACCGGTTGGCCGGAGGAGACCGGCTCCGGGGCGGGTGAGGGCAGTGCGGTGAATGTGGCGCTGCCGGCCGGTACGGGGGACGCGGGGTGGCTGCGGGCGTTCCACGCGGTGGTGCCGGAGCTGCTGGCGGACTTCCGGCCGCAAGTGCTGGTGAGCCAGCACGGGGCCGATACGCATTTCGAGGATCCGCTCGCCCATTTCGCGGTGTCGCTGGACGCGCAGCGCTCGGTGATGTCGGCCTGTCACGATCTCGCCCATGAGTACGTGGAGGGCGGGCGCTGGGTGGCCCTCGGCGGGGGCGGTTACGCGGTGGTCGATGTGGTGCCGCGGTCCTGGACGCATCTGGTGGGGATCGCCGCGCATGCTCCGGTGGACCCGGAGTCGGTGATTCCGTCGTCGTGGCGGGACGAGGTCTATGCCCGGACCCGGCAGTTGGGGCCGGCCCGGATGACGGACGGGCGTACTCCTTCCTGGAAGTCGTGGGAGGAGGGGTACGACCCCGCGGACCGGCTGGACCAGGCGGTGCTGGCGACGCGACGGGCGGTGTTTCCGTTGCGGGGTCTGCTGGCCTGATCCGGGCGGGGTGGTCGTGGCGGGGACGTTTCCGTGCGGTGGCGCGTAATGGTTACGCCAACTGTGGGGCGTAACCCGGCTTCCGGCCCTCCGTCCGGGTGATTGGGGGAGCATCGATGGGGTGTTGAGCACCGGAGCGCTGCGTGCGCATCTGCTTGCGGCCCGGCTGGCCGGGCCCGTGGCGACCTCGCGGGAAGCGAGTCTGCGGAGCTATCGGCTCTTCGCGGCCAGGGACCCGCGGGCGACGCTCGGCCTTGTCCCCGGGCGGGGCTGGAAGGAGCTCGATCTGCTGCGTCTGATGGCCGACAGGTGCGGGGTTTCGGACGATCCCGCTCATGTCTCGGGGACTGATGTGATCGATCCGGAGCGGACCCTGGCAGGTCTGGACGCATTCGCCGAGCGCTTGTCGCATGCCGCGGTCCGGCGGGCGCCGGTGCTGTTCGGGACCGGTCATCCGCACCGGCTGCTCGGTTTTTACGCAGCGTTGGCAGACGCCATGTCGGCGGCCGGGTGCCGCGTACTCACTCCCGCGCAGGGGCGATGTATCGACATAACGACCCGGTTCGGCGTACGCACGTGCAGCCTCGATTACGTACGAGGAGTCGCGATGGTGCGCGAACCCGGCGTGCGGTCCACCGGTGGTGACACCGGCGCACATACCCATTCCCCGCTGCCGGTCAGGGTCGTTCTGGAGGCGGCCGCGGAGGGTCGCGGGCGGCTGCCGGAACTGGTCGTCGGGGACCACGGGTGGGTCTGCGGGGCAGGTCAGCTGGGCATTGAGGCGATCGGCCTGGCCGATACGGACGATCCCGCGCTGTTCGTCGGGGAGGCCGAGGGACGGGTGGCGGTGGCCGTTCCGCTCGATGACGCCGTGCCGTCCGCGTACTACCGGCCGCTCACGCGCTATGTGCTCAATCGGGCGTTTCTGTCACGGTAGGCGGCCGATCGTCTCCCCTCTTCCCCACTCGCATCACCCGCCCCTAACCTGGGGAGTGAGCGCACAACGACGAAGAGTCACCGGAGGGGAAGCCGGTGCGCGTCTCGTGCGGAAGGTACAGGTGGGTCATGGCTGCTGGCAGCGAGAGGCCTCTCAACGAGGTCAAGTTTCTGACCGTGGCGGAAGTCGCCTCGGTCATGAGAGTGTCGAAGATGACCGTGTACCGCTTGGTGCACAGCGGTCATCTGCCGGCGATCCGGGTGGGCAGGTCCTTCCGGGTTCCGGAGCAAGCGGTTCACGAGTATCTCCGCGAGTCCTTTGTGGGGGTGGAGTCCGCCTGAGGTTCACCTCGGATTACGCCCCTCACGCGCTGGCGGGTAGGCTAGGCCGACGTAGGTCGTGTGGGCCCAGACGCCCCGCACCAGTGAAGAAGAAGTGAGCGAGGGTAGTCGTGGGCTCTGTTATCAAGAAGCGGCGCAAGCGGATGGCCAAGAAGAAGCACCGCAAGCTGCTCAAGCGCACGCGCGTTCAGCGTCGCAACAAGAAGTAGGCGAACGCAGTTCGTGAATCCGCAGCCCTCCCGCCGATCCGGCGGGAGGGCTGCGGCGCGTTGTGGGGGGCAGTGACCCGCATTCGGGCCGAAGGGCATTCGGGCCAAAGACTTCGGGGAAGGCCGCCGCGCGGTCATCACAGGGCAACATCCACCCGCTACGGTGACGGCCAGGGGGAAACCTTTCGACGGAAGGCGCTGATCTTGGGGAAGGTCGTGCTGGTCACGGGAGCGGCCCGGCAGCTGGGAGGCCGCTTCGTGCGGCGCATCCAGCGTGATCCGGGCGTGGACCGGGTGATCGCCGTCGACGCGGTCACGCCCGGACACGAGTTGGGCGACGCCGATTTCGTGACGGCGGACATCCGCCAGCCCGCGATCGCCCGAGTCCTCGCCGAGCACTCCGTCGACACGGTGGTGCATCTGGACGTCTCGGCCAAGGCGGTCGGCACGGGCGGCCGGACGATGGTCAAGGAGACCAACGTCATCGGCACCATGCAGCTGCTCGGTGCCTGTCAGAAGGCGCCGAGCGTGCGGCGGCTGGTGGTCAAGTCCAGTACGAATGTGTACGGCTCGGCGCCGCGCGATCCGGCGGTCTTCACCGAGACCACCCCGCCCAAGTCCCTGCCCAGCGGGGGCTTCGCCAAGGACGTGGTGGAGGTCGAGGGGTACGTGCGGGGCTTCGCGCGCCGTCGGCCGGATGTGGCCGTGTGCGTGCTCAGGTTCGCGAACATCCTGGGCCCTCGGGCCGATTCGCCGCTCGCCGACTATCTGTCGCTGTCGGTTCTGCCGACGGTGTTCGGATACGACCCGAGGCTCCAGTTCGTGCACGAGGACGATGTCGTCGACGTATTGGGTGTCGCGTCGGGCGAGCCGCGGCGCGGGACGCTGAACAGCGGCACGTTCAATATCGCCGGGGACGGGGTGCTGCTGCTCTCGCAGTGCTCGCGGCGGCTGGGGCGGCCGACGATGCCGTTGCTGCTGCCCGCGGTCACCTGGGTCGGCCAGGCGCTGCGTACGGTCGGCATGACGGACTTCTCGCCGGAGCAGATCCGGCTGCTCACCCATGGCCGGGTGGTCTCCACGGTCCAGATGCGCGAGACCCTCGGCTTCCACCCCGGGTTCAGTACCGCGGAGACGTTCGCGGAGTTCGCGCGCAGTCAGGGGCCCGGACTGCTGCCGCCCGGGGCGGTGGGCAGGGCGGTCGACAGACTGGCCGCCGTGCCGTTCGCCGGGGCGGGCGGCGATGTTCCGGGGATCACCGGGGCCGGCGACACCGAGCCGACCCCCAGCGCCAGGTAGAGGAGCGCATCGACGATGGCGGATGCCAAGGTCATTCCGTTCGACGACGACCGTTCGCGGACGGGCGGTTCAGGGCGGCCCGCACGGCGCCGGTCCGCAGGGGGCGGCGGCCGGGGCCAGGGGCCCGCGGCGGCCTCCGTGCTGGGGACCGCGGCCGTGAGCGCCCTTCCGGGGCAGCAGGACGCCTCGAAGCCGCAGGAGGAGCCGGAGGGGGCCGGGCAGCCCCTGGGACGGGACGAGCGCGGCGACTGGGACCGGCGGATCGCCGGCGGGCTCGCGTTCCTGCGGCGGCGGGTCACGGGCGAGTACGACGTCGACGAGTTCGGGTACGACGAGGAGCTGACCGATCAGGTCCTGATGTCGATGCTCCGGCCGGTGTACGAGAAGTACTTCCGGGTCGAGGTGAAGGGCATCGAGAACATCCCCTCCGAGGGCGGGGCGCTGATCGTGTCCAACCACTCGGGGACGCTGCCGCTCGATGGGCTGATGCTCCAGGTCGCCGTGCACGACAACCATCCGGCGGGCCGTCATCTGCGGCTGCTGGCCGCCGATCTCGTCTTCATGCTGCCGGTGGTGAACGAGCTGGCCCGCAAGGCCGGGCACACGCTGGCCTGCGCGGAGGACGCCGAGCGGCTGCTGCGGCGGGGCGAGGTCGTCGGGGTGATGCCGGAGGGGTTCAAGGGCATCGGGAAGCCGTTCGGGGAGCGGTACAAGCTGCAGCGCTTCGGGCGGGGCGGTTTCGTGTCCACGGCGCTGCGGGCCGGGGTGCCGATCATTCCGTGCTCGATCGTGGGGGCGGAGGAGATCTACCCGATGATCGGCAACTCGAAGACGCTGGCGCGGCTGCTGGGGTTTCCGTACTTCCCGATCACGCCGACGTTTCCCTGGCTCGGGCCGCTCGGGGCGGTGCCGCTGCCGACGAAGTGGACGATCCAGTTCGGGGAACCGATCTCCACGAGCGGGTATCCGGTGGAGGCGGCGGAGGACCCGATGCTGATGTTCAATCTGACGGATCAGGTGCGGGAGCAGATCCAGCACACGCTGTACAAGCTGCTGGTGCAGCGGAGGTCGGTGTTCTTCTGAGGGGTGCGCCGATGCGCGGTTGGGGGGCGGGCTCGGTGAGCCCGCCCCCCAACCGTTCGAGGTGGCGCTAGTTGTTCAGGTCCTCGCCGTTGATGCCCAGGCCCGGGAGCAGGCCGGGGAGGAGCGGCGGGAGGGTGACGTCCGGGGTGGGTGGGGTGTTGACCCGGCCGTCGGTGGACGGCACGGTGCCCGGGGGCGGGGTGCCGAGGAGGCCGTCCGTGCCGCCGGCGATCAGGCCCTCGGCCGGGGCGCTGCCCGATCCCGACGGGTGGGGCGAGGTGCTGTTGCCCGGACGGCCGTGTGAGGCTTCCGGTGATGTGGGCGCCGAGGGGGCCGTGCGCGAGGGTTGCGTGCCCTGTTCCCCTGTGTCCGACTGCTGGGCGCCGCCGCTGTCCGGGGTGCGGGGGAGCAGCGACTGCAGCGGCTGGACCTCTTCGTCTATGGCGTCGAAGACCGAGCTGACCTTGTCGCCGATGTCCGTCAGCTGTACGGGCAGCCGGTCCCGGAGGCTGCTCCAGCTCTCGCGGTGCGAGCGCGAGAAGGAGTCCAGGGTCTGGATGGGGCCGATGGCGCCGTTCTGCTGGTAGGCGGAGTGGAGCAGGCGGTGGCCCTCGCTGGCGTCGTGCGTCATGCCGTTGAGCGTGCGCCTGACCTCGCCGAGCTGTTCGTGGTCCAGGGCGCCGGAGCGGGCGCGCTCCATCAGCCGGCGGGCCTCGTTGAGCCTGGTCGACGCCTGGTCGAGGTAGGCCTCGCCGCGGTCGGCGTCGCCGCTGGCCATGCCGAGGTGGATGTCCTCCATGCCGCGCTTGAGCCCGTACAGCGAATCACCCGGCAGGGCGTCGGAACTGGCAGCGGCCACTCCGCCGAAGGCTCCCGCTGCCACACCGACGGTGAGTCCGCCGGCCGCGAGGCCCTTCGTCCAGCGTGAACGAGGTCGCAGTTTCCGGAGCGGGGAGGCCCGGTGGGCTCCCTTGGCGCGCTGTTCGGGCACCGTAGGGCCCGCGGACACACCGCCCTCGGTGAGCATGGCCTCCATGGCGGCGACGAGCTGGGCTCGCTGCACCACTTTGACCTCGGGATCCAACTCCGGCCGCGGTACCTCGCCGAGGCCGTTCGCCAGGGCCAGCAGCGGTCCGTGGTCGGCCGGTTCGGCCGATTCCTCGGGCTGTGCGGACGCCGCACCGCGGAGCGACTGCTCCTCCAGGGCCTGGGCGAAGGCGTTCGCCCGCCGGTGTGCCGAAACGTTTGCGATCACTGGCGGCACCTCCTCTCGTCATGACGGTCGACTCCCCTGGGATCCGGAAGGTTGCACACCTTGAGCGCTTCCACACGAATGAGTGAGTGTCGGCGGACACGGGGTGACGACAGGGGGCCTGCAACCGGCACAACGAGGAGCGCGGCACTTGGGTTACGCACGAAGGATGATCGGACCAGTGTGTGATGAACGTGTCGCCGAGCGTGATTCGGCCGGGGGTGGGGTCAGCGGGCATCGTCCGGGAGGAGCCGGGCCAGCGTGCGGACGGCGCGGTACTGCAGGGTCTTGATCGCGCCTTCGTTCTTGCCCATGACCCGGGCGGTCTCGGCGACTGAGAGGCCCTGGAGGAAGCGCAGGGTCACGCACTCCTGCTGCTGGGGGTTGAGCCGGCGCACGGCCTGCAGGAGCGCGGCGTTGGAGAGGGACTCCAGGACGGAGTCCTCGGGACTGCGCTCGACCTCGTTGGCGTCGAGCATTTCGCCGGTGGTCACTTCCAGTCGGAAACGGCTGGACTTGAAGTGGTCGGCGACCAGGTTGCGGGCGATGGTGACCAGCCAGGCGCCGAAGTCGCGACCCTGCCAGGTGAAGGTGGAGATGCGACGCAGGGCGCGCAGGAAGGTCTCGCTCGTGAGATCCTCCGCCGTCGCCTTGCCGCCCACGCGGTAGTAGATGTAGCGGTAGACGGTGTCGCTGTACTGGTCGTAGAGGCGGCCGAAGGCGTCGGCCTCGCCGGCCTGTGCGCGCTCGACGAGATCCATCATGCGCGCGCTGTCACTGTCGGCGGTCGGCCGACGAACGGTGGACGTGGTCGTTGCGCCGCGGTTGCTGCGTCTTCCGACCGCCGCACCGCGTTCGGCCAGGGCATAGCAAGGGCCGACAGGTGCAGGGGTGGCAAATGCGGGTACGGCGTACGCGGTGGGGACGAAGCCGCGCAAGCGGTCGGCGACCGTTGCGCGCAGCGTAGCCAGGCCCGAGGTGTCAACCCCGACGTGTGGGTACACGGGACTCCCAGAGGCAGAGCTTCCATCACGTGCAGTGCGAAACCGTCACTCGTCGTAGTGAGTGGTGGGTTCCGGAATGCGTCTGAGGAGAATAACGCTTCGTACAGGCAGTGCTACACCCAGTTGCTCAAATCACCGATTACGTCGTTTCTGTAGCGACTAAACGACGCATCAAGTAGCACATCGTGACCGTTTGTTGATCGAATTACTTCGTGATCTGTCTATCGGCGCGACGGGTTGTGGCCGTGTGAGAGCAGGACGACTGGCCGGAGCGGTCGGTGGGTAAGGGGTTCCGATCGGCCGCGAAGGTCCGGGCGTGCCCGGCCCGGCCCACGGCTGGGCCGGGCGGGGCGGGGGTGCGTCAGCGGCGGCGGCGGTGCAGGGCGACGGCGGCGGCGGTGCCGCCCGCGATGGCGCCCACGCCGGCCGCGGCCGGGATGCCGACCTTGGCCGCCTTGCGGCCCGTCCGGTAGTCCCGCAGCCGCCAGTCGAGCGCGCGGGCGTGCTTGCGGAGCTTGGCGTCCGGATTGATCGCGTACGGGTGTCCGACCAGGGACAGCATCGGGATGTCGTTGTGCGAATCGCTGTACGCCGCGCAGCGGTCGAGGTCCAGGCCCTCGGCGGCGGCCAGGGCGCGGACCGCCTCGGCCTTCGCGGGGCCGTGCAGCGGCTCGCCGACCAGGCGGCCGGTGTAGACGCCGCCGACGGATTCGGCGACCGTGCCGAGCGCGCCGGTCAGGCCGAGCCGGCGGGCGATGATCGTGGCGGTCTCCACCGGGGCGGCGGTGACCAGCCAGACGCGCTGTCCGGCGTCGAGGTGGGCCTGGGCGAGGGCCCGGGTGCCGGGCCAGATGCGGTCGGCCATGTACTCGTCGTAGATCTCCTCGCCGATGGACATCAGCTCCGAGACGCGGTGGCCCTTGACGATGGACAGGGCGCTGTCGCGGGCGTCCTGCATGTGCTCCGGGTCCTCGACGCCCGCCAGCCTGAACCAGGCCTGCTGCCAGGCGAACCGGGTCAGCTCGCGGCGCTGGAAGAACTTCCGCTTGTACAGGCCGCGGCCGAAGTGGAAGATCGCCGCGCCCTGCATGACGGTGTTGTCCAGGTCGAAGAAGGCGGCGGCCCGCTCGTCGCCGACGACGGGGAAGGGCGCTTCCTCGGCCTCCGCCTTCGCGGAGGCACCCTGCTCGGCACCGGGGGAC contains the following coding sequences:
- a CDS encoding ECF subfamily RNA polymerase sigma factor, BldN family, with the protein product MYPHVGVDTSGLATLRATVADRLRGFVPTAYAVPAFATPAPVGPCYALAERGAAVGRRSNRGATTTSTVRRPTADSDSARMMDLVERAQAGEADAFGRLYDQYSDTVYRYIYYRVGGKATAEDLTSETFLRALRRISTFTWQGRDFGAWLVTIARNLVADHFKSSRFRLEVTTGEMLDANEVERSPEDSVLESLSNAALLQAVRRLNPQQQECVTLRFLQGLSVAETARVMGKNEGAIKTLQYRAVRTLARLLPDDAR
- a CDS encoding AURKAIP1/COX24 domain-containing protein, with the translated sequence MGSVIKKRRKRMAKKKHRKLLKRTRVQRRNKK
- a CDS encoding HAD family phosphatase, with amino-acid sequence MAALGWLTPRRRPATARSVLAGEAAAEAARKSTLPDDRSPGAEQGASAKAEAEEAPFPVVGDERAAAFFDLDNTVMQGAAIFHFGRGLYKRKFFQRRELTRFAWQQAWFRLAGVEDPEHMQDARDSALSIVKGHRVSELMSIGEEIYDEYMADRIWPGTRALAQAHLDAGQRVWLVTAAPVETATIIARRLGLTGALGTVAESVGGVYTGRLVGEPLHGPAKAEAVRALAAAEGLDLDRCAAYSDSHNDIPMLSLVGHPYAINPDAKLRKHARALDWRLRDYRTGRKAAKVGIPAAAGVGAIAGGTAAAVALHRRRR
- a CDS encoding DUF5667 domain-containing protein; amino-acid sequence: MIANVSAHRRANAFAQALEEQSLRGAASAQPEESAEPADHGPLLALANGLGEVPRPELDPEVKVVQRAQLVAAMEAMLTEGGVSAGPTVPEQRAKGAHRASPLRKLRPRSRWTKGLAAGGLTVGVAAGAFGGVAAASSDALPGDSLYGLKRGMEDIHLGMASGDADRGEAYLDQASTRLNEARRLMERARSGALDHEQLGEVRRTLNGMTHDASEGHRLLHSAYQQNGAIGPIQTLDSFSRSHRESWSSLRDRLPVQLTDIGDKVSSVFDAIDEEVQPLQSLLPRTPDSGGAQQSDTGEQGTQPSRTAPSAPTSPEASHGRPGNSTSPHPSGSGSAPAEGLIAGGTDGLLGTPPPGTVPSTDGRVNTPPTPDVTLPPLLPGLLPGLGINGEDLNN
- a CDS encoding NAD-dependent epimerase/dehydratase family protein; translation: MGKVVLVTGAARQLGGRFVRRIQRDPGVDRVIAVDAVTPGHELGDADFVTADIRQPAIARVLAEHSVDTVVHLDVSAKAVGTGGRTMVKETNVIGTMQLLGACQKAPSVRRLVVKSSTNVYGSAPRDPAVFTETTPPKSLPSGGFAKDVVEVEGYVRGFARRRPDVAVCVLRFANILGPRADSPLADYLSLSVLPTVFGYDPRLQFVHEDDVVDVLGVASGEPRRGTLNSGTFNIAGDGVLLLSQCSRRLGRPTMPLLLPAVTWVGQALRTVGMTDFSPEQIRLLTHGRVVSTVQMRETLGFHPGFSTAETFAEFARSQGPGLLPPGAVGRAVDRLAAVPFAGAGGDVPGITGAGDTEPTPSAR
- a CDS encoding helix-turn-helix domain-containing protein, coding for MAAGSERPLNEVKFLTVAEVASVMRVSKMTVYRLVHSGHLPAIRVGRSFRVPEQAVHEYLRESFVGVESA
- a CDS encoding lysophospholipid acyltransferase family protein; this translates as MADAKVIPFDDDRSRTGGSGRPARRRSAGGGGRGQGPAAASVLGTAAVSALPGQQDASKPQEEPEGAGQPLGRDERGDWDRRIAGGLAFLRRRVTGEYDVDEFGYDEELTDQVLMSMLRPVYEKYFRVEVKGIENIPSEGGALIVSNHSGTLPLDGLMLQVAVHDNHPAGRHLRLLAADLVFMLPVVNELARKAGHTLACAEDAERLLRRGEVVGVMPEGFKGIGKPFGERYKLQRFGRGGFVSTALRAGVPIIPCSIVGAEEIYPMIGNSKTLARLLGFPYFPITPTFPWLGPLGAVPLPTKWTIQFGEPISTSGYPVEAAEDPMLMFNLTDQVREQIQHTLYKLLVQRRSVFF
- a CDS encoding acetoin utilization protein AcuC is translated as MSGRAQLMWDDAVTGYDFGESHPMDPVRLALTMGLVRAFGLDGAVDVVAAKSAGESTLRLVHREDYVAAVRAASADPKRADQRYGLGTVDDPAFAGMHEVSALIAGQSVAAAEAVWRGDTSHAVNFTGGLHHAMPGGAAGFCIYNDPALAIARMLELGAERVAYIDVDVHHGDGVQAAFWEDPRVLTVSLHEHPRTLFPQTGWPEETGSGAGEGSAVNVALPAGTGDAGWLRAFHAVVPELLADFRPQVLVSQHGADTHFEDPLAHFAVSLDAQRSVMSACHDLAHEYVEGGRWVALGGGGYAVVDVVPRSWTHLVGIAAHAPVDPESVIPSSWRDEVYARTRQLGPARMTDGRTPSWKSWEEGYDPADRLDQAVLATRRAVFPLRGLLA
- a CDS encoding phosphatase, giving the protein MLSTGALRAHLLAARLAGPVATSREASLRSYRLFAARDPRATLGLVPGRGWKELDLLRLMADRCGVSDDPAHVSGTDVIDPERTLAGLDAFAERLSHAAVRRAPVLFGTGHPHRLLGFYAALADAMSAAGCRVLTPAQGRCIDITTRFGVRTCSLDYVRGVAMVREPGVRSTGGDTGAHTHSPLPVRVVLEAAAEGRGRLPELVVGDHGWVCGAGQLGIEAIGLADTDDPALFVGEAEGRVAVAVPLDDAVPSAYYRPLTRYVLNRAFLSR